A stretch of Aerococcus christensenii DNA encodes these proteins:
- a CDS encoding L-ribulose-5-phosphate 3-epimerase, giving the protein MVSLGIYEKALPKGITWLQRLQMAKKLGFDFVEMSIDETDERLARLEWTKEERREVVEAMYESGLRIFSICLSGHRRYPFGSADPKKREKALDMMQKAIDLAVDLGVRNIQLAGYDVYYEEKTLTSRAYFMENLQKAVHMAAEKQVMLSIEIMDDPFINSITKFNAIKRTIHSPWLQVYPDLGNISAWSGNDVGAELELGIDEIVACHVKDTLNVTENFPGKFKEVRFGAGDVDFLGCFKTLKRLNYNGTFMIEMWSETSEHPEEEIQKAKDYVLPFMREAGFHV; this is encoded by the coding sequence TTGGTCAGTTTAGGTATTTATGAAAAAGCACTTCCTAAAGGCATTACCTGGTTACAACGGTTACAAATGGCAAAAAAATTAGGCTTTGATTTTGTGGAAATGTCCATTGATGAGACGGATGAACGTCTTGCGCGATTAGAGTGGACGAAGGAAGAACGGCGAGAAGTAGTCGAAGCGATGTATGAAAGTGGTCTTCGCATCTTTTCGATATGTTTGAGTGGCCATCGACGTTATCCTTTTGGATCCGCAGACCCTAAAAAACGAGAAAAAGCTTTAGATATGATGCAAAAAGCGATTGATTTGGCAGTTGATTTAGGGGTTAGAAATATCCAGTTGGCAGGATACGATGTTTATTATGAAGAAAAAACACTGACTTCACGCGCTTATTTTATGGAAAATTTACAAAAAGCTGTACATATGGCAGCTGAAAAACAAGTGATGTTGTCTATTGAGATTATGGATGATCCCTTTATTAATTCGATTACGAAATTCAATGCCATTAAACGCACCATCCACTCTCCATGGCTGCAAGTCTATCCGGATTTAGGGAATATATCCGCTTGGTCAGGCAATGACGTCGGTGCCGAGCTCGAACTAGGCATTGATGAAATTGTGGCCTGTCATGTCAAGGACACTTTAAATGTCACAGAAAACTTCCCAGGTAAATTTAAAGAAGTCCGTTTTGGGGCAGGAGATGTTGACTTTTTAGGCTGTTTTAAGACCTTAAAACGATTGAATTATAACGGAACTTTTATGATTGAGATGTGGTCAGAAACTTCAGAGCATCCAGAAGAAGAAATTCAAAAAGCAAAAGATTATGTCTTACCATTTATGAGAGAGGCGGGCTTCCATGTCTAA
- a CDS encoding V-type ATP synthase subunit D: protein MEVNHTPTKGNLMQIEKTLRLSKNGHELMDRKRMILMNEIMALVQKSRQVQTDLKEAYDKAYQLLAAAQREIGLHTIAEWAQDVPVSDQLTIHVRSIMGSEVPDLHYEKQKMTPSYSFAKTAVEMDRARMAFEEVKQLQIQLAQIENAAYRLAFNIQKTQKRVNALQNITIPQLQAAQGEIASALEEKEREEFTRLKVVKRILNAKNEAQKARMQAENA from the coding sequence ATGGAAGTCAATCATACTCCTACCAAAGGGAACTTGATGCAAATTGAAAAGACCCTCCGTCTTTCCAAAAATGGTCATGAATTAATGGACCGTAAACGGATGATTCTCATGAACGAAATCATGGCATTAGTTCAAAAATCACGTCAAGTTCAAACAGATCTCAAAGAAGCTTACGACAAAGCCTATCAGCTCCTCGCAGCTGCTCAAAGAGAAATCGGCCTACACACTATTGCAGAATGGGCACAAGACGTTCCTGTGAGCGATCAACTCACCATTCACGTGCGTAGTATCATGGGAAGCGAAGTCCCTGACCTTCATTACGAAAAACAAAAAATGACGCCGTCCTACTCTTTTGCTAAGACAGCAGTAGAAATGGACCGCGCACGGATGGCTTTTGAAGAAGTCAAGCAACTTCAAATTCAATTAGCACAAATTGAAAATGCCGCCTATCGACTCGCTTTCAATATTCAAAAAACGCAAAAACGGGTTAACGCCTTACAAAACATTACTATTCCTCAACTTCAAGCAGCCCAAGGAGAGATCGCCTCTGCGCTTGAAGAAAAGGAAAGAGAAGAGTTTACTCGCTTGAAAGTCGTTAAACGTATTTTAAATGCTAAAAATGAAGCTCAAAAAGCACGTATGCAAGCTGAAAATGCGTAA
- a CDS encoding 3-keto-L-gulonate-6-phosphate decarboxylase UlaD: MSLPKLQIACDHNDLASALADIKAVGDVVDIIEAGTILLLQDGAEVVRCFRALYPDKLIVADPKCADAGGTVAKNLKEAGANFMTCICSATIPTMKAAAKEVDEVQVELYGDWTYDQAQAWLDAGIHQAIYHQSRDALLAGETWGEKDLTKVKKLVDMGFKVSVTGGLKVEILDLFKGVEVYTFIAGRGITQAEDPKQAAIDFQNKIKEIWG, translated from the coding sequence ATGAGTTTACCAAAATTACAAATAGCGTGTGATCATAATGATTTAGCGAGTGCCCTGGCAGATATTAAAGCCGTAGGAGACGTTGTAGATATTATTGAAGCAGGGACAATTCTTTTGTTACAAGACGGCGCAGAAGTTGTCCGGTGTTTTAGAGCCTTGTATCCAGATAAATTAATTGTAGCGGATCCTAAATGTGCAGATGCCGGGGGAACGGTTGCTAAAAATTTGAAAGAAGCCGGGGCAAACTTTATGACCTGTATTTGTTCAGCCACGATTCCAACCATGAAAGCTGCGGCGAAAGAAGTCGATGAAGTTCAAGTGGAACTTTATGGAGACTGGACCTATGATCAAGCGCAAGCTTGGTTAGATGCAGGCATCCATCAAGCGATTTATCATCAAAGCCGAGACGCGCTTCTTGCTGGAGAAACTTGGGGAGAAAAGGATCTCACAAAAGTCAAGAAATTAGTGGATATGGGCTTTAAAGTATCCGTTACTGGCGGATTAAAAGTTGAGATTTTGGATCTCTTTAAAGGGGTAGAGGTTTACACATTTATTGCAGGGCGTGGGATTACCCAAGCAGAAGATCCCAAACAAGCAGCGATAGATTTCCAAAATAAAATTAAAGAGATCTGGGGTTAA
- a CDS encoding V-type ATP synthase subunit A gives MEVTEKIYAINGPIVTVQGPTEFSMQELVHVGHSQLIGEVIRIDESKTTIQVYEETAGLKPGEPIVGSGSAMSVELGPGLLNNIFDGIERPLEEIAKQSGFYIQKGVNVHSLDRTKKWKVQPKVNLDDQVSGGDIIAEIPESAAITHKVMVPPEVVGQVVKIVEPGEYTIEDTLAEIRLFNGDIYPIKAYQKWPIRTPRPVAKRLESTTPLLTGQRIIDTVFPIAKGGTAAIPGGFGTGKTTMQHQIAKFADADVIVYIGCGERGNEMTEVLEDFSKLIDPRSQAPLMERTVLIANTSNMPVAAREASIYTGLTIAEYYRDMGYDVAIMADSTSRWAEALRELSGRLEEMPAEEGYPAYLASRIATFYERAGDMETLNHSSGSVSIIGAVSPQGGDFSEPVTQNTKRFVRCFWGLDANLAHARHYPAINWMNSYSQYVDDLSSWYNKNVSPEFVENRAEMMAILHEEDELNEIVKLIGSDILPDNQKLTLQTARVLRLGFLQQNTFHAIDQAIPMAKQAKMLDVILYLHHRMQQLVQWGMPMSYLSQSDIFNRLITMKFDIPNDDLKVFDDYYKAIDQFYDKAMQENG, from the coding sequence ATGGAAGTTACAGAAAAAATTTATGCGATTAATGGGCCGATCGTTACCGTTCAAGGGCCTACTGAATTCTCCATGCAAGAACTTGTCCACGTCGGACATTCCCAATTAATCGGAGAAGTTATTCGGATCGACGAATCCAAAACTACTATCCAAGTCTATGAAGAAACTGCAGGCTTGAAACCTGGAGAGCCTATCGTAGGGTCTGGTTCCGCTATGTCCGTTGAATTAGGACCTGGTTTGCTCAATAATATCTTCGATGGAATCGAACGTCCCCTAGAAGAAATTGCCAAACAATCTGGATTCTATATTCAAAAAGGCGTCAATGTTCACTCCTTAGATCGCACCAAGAAATGGAAAGTTCAACCTAAAGTGAACCTAGATGATCAAGTCTCTGGTGGAGACATCATTGCAGAAATTCCAGAATCTGCAGCGATTACTCATAAAGTCATGGTTCCTCCAGAAGTTGTTGGACAAGTCGTTAAGATTGTTGAACCTGGTGAATACACGATTGAAGACACCTTAGCAGAAATTCGTCTCTTCAATGGCGACATTTATCCTATTAAAGCTTACCAAAAATGGCCAATTCGGACTCCTCGTCCTGTGGCTAAACGGCTAGAATCTACTACCCCACTTCTCACTGGACAAAGAATTATCGACACCGTTTTTCCGATTGCTAAAGGCGGAACGGCCGCTATCCCTGGGGGATTTGGGACTGGAAAAACAACCATGCAACACCAAATCGCCAAATTTGCGGATGCAGATGTGATCGTCTATATCGGATGTGGTGAACGTGGAAATGAAATGACCGAAGTTTTGGAAGACTTTTCAAAATTGATCGACCCTCGTTCCCAAGCGCCCCTTATGGAGAGAACGGTTTTGATCGCTAACACCTCCAACATGCCTGTGGCTGCTCGTGAGGCTTCTATCTATACTGGTTTAACCATTGCAGAATACTACCGCGATATGGGGTATGATGTAGCGATCATGGCGGATTCCACCTCCCGTTGGGCAGAAGCCTTACGTGAGCTCTCTGGACGTTTGGAAGAAATGCCAGCCGAAGAAGGTTATCCAGCTTACCTCGCTAGCCGAATTGCTACTTTCTATGAACGGGCTGGAGATATGGAAACCCTCAACCACTCTTCGGGTTCTGTTTCTATTATCGGTGCCGTTTCTCCTCAAGGGGGCGACTTCTCAGAACCTGTTACCCAAAATACCAAACGTTTTGTTCGCTGCTTCTGGGGACTCGATGCCAACTTAGCGCACGCTCGTCACTATCCTGCGATTAACTGGATGAATTCTTATAGCCAATATGTCGATGACCTTTCTTCATGGTACAATAAGAACGTTTCTCCAGAATTCGTGGAAAATCGTGCAGAAATGATGGCCATCCTTCATGAAGAAGATGAATTAAACGAAATCGTTAAGTTGATTGGTTCAGACATCTTACCTGATAATCAAAAACTTACCCTTCAAACCGCTCGTGTCCTTCGTTTAGGATTCTTACAACAGAATACCTTCCATGCGATTGACCAAGCGATTCCAATGGCTAAGCAAGCCAAAATGTTAGATGTCATCCTCTATCTTCACCATCGGATGCAACAACTTGTTCAATGGGGAATGCCGATGTCTTACCTCAGCCAATCAGACATCTTCAACCGGTTAATTACCATGAAATTTGATATTCCAAATGATGACCTCAAAGTGTTTGATGACTACTACAAAGCTATCGATCAATTCTATGATAAAGCCATGCAAGAAAACGGATAA
- a CDS encoding PTS fructose transporter subunit IIC — protein MDIVINVLKDTKKHVMSGISYMIPVIVLGGFATALSRMIGGVEVTGSIGYYLLQTGNASFGIMIAVLTAFIGNSIAGKPAIAPGFVAGFLSSQVKAGFLGGILSGLLIGILILLMKKYFKVGRAMKSMMPIVILPVFSGLIASLFILYVIGPPLAQLTAAVVNFFMNMNTSSKFVLGFLLGSMTGFDMGGPVNKIGFSVVSAFAAEGIWGPAAGKNAAAMAPPLGMAISALLLTPKKYTPEEREDAKVAIALSLCQVTEGALPFAFRDPVRVIAASTIGSGLAHALILVWGVEVPVLHGGVFSIPLTNKPHLWIAAYLIGALVTALICSITKPKVPIQEVTIEEEEVSDNDIEIKF, from the coding sequence ATGGATATTGTAATCAATGTTTTAAAAGATACTAAAAAACATGTTATGTCAGGGATTTCTTATATGATTCCTGTTATTGTTCTCGGTGGTTTTGCAACAGCCTTATCTCGAATGATAGGTGGTGTAGAGGTTACTGGGAGTATTGGTTATTACTTATTACAAACAGGTAATGCTTCATTTGGAATTATGATTGCTGTTTTAACTGCTTTCATTGGAAATTCCATTGCAGGAAAACCAGCAATTGCACCAGGTTTTGTAGCAGGATTTCTGTCGAGCCAAGTCAAAGCAGGTTTTTTAGGAGGAATTTTATCAGGACTGCTTATTGGAATTTTAATTCTCTTAATGAAGAAATATTTTAAAGTCGGTCGGGCGATGAAATCGATGATGCCAATTGTTATTTTACCTGTTTTTTCTGGATTGATTGCTTCACTTTTTATTTTATATGTCATTGGGCCACCACTCGCCCAATTAACAGCGGCAGTTGTTAATTTCTTTATGAATATGAATACATCTTCTAAATTTGTGCTTGGCTTTTTATTAGGTTCGATGACTGGATTTGACATGGGAGGCCCAGTGAATAAAATTGGATTTTCAGTGGTTTCAGCTTTTGCAGCAGAAGGTATATGGGGACCTGCGGCTGGTAAAAATGCAGCGGCAATGGCGCCTCCATTGGGAATGGCGATTAGCGCTTTATTGTTAACTCCTAAAAAATATACACCTGAAGAAAGAGAAGACGCAAAAGTAGCTATTGCTCTGTCTTTATGTCAAGTCACAGAAGGCGCATTACCTTTTGCCTTTAGAGATCCTGTTCGTGTAATTGCGGCATCTACGATTGGTTCCGGGTTAGCGCATGCTCTGATTTTAGTGTGGGGAGTTGAAGTCCCTGTCCTTCATGGAGGGGTTTTCTCTATTCCTTTAACCAATAAACCTCATCTTTGGATAGCTGCTTATTTAATAGGAGCATTAGTGACAGCTTTAATTTGCTCGATTACAAAGCCTAAAGTCCCTATTCAGGAAGTGACAATTGAAGAAGAGGAAGTTTCAGATAATGATATTGAAATTAAATTTTAA
- a CDS encoding ECF transporter S component — MNRNHLFPLVATALYAAIIILAITFIHIPMPSALSKSFVHPGNALVVLGLLLLGEKNGTFAAVIGLFLYDTLNGYAASAPFTVLENLIVLLIVSLLYRKVYHSKLTLGRLSFIGSLAGLTKVIVIFIKYTLRQYLLGNSLFASLAIAATGMPASLFTAIVTGLLVTTLYFPMKKIFDRYQLTQN, encoded by the coding sequence TTGAATCGTAACCATTTGTTTCCTTTAGTTGCTACAGCCTTATACGCTGCCATAATTATTTTAGCGATTACCTTTATTCATATTCCGATGCCTTCCGCACTCTCTAAGAGCTTTGTCCATCCTGGGAATGCTCTCGTTGTTCTCGGCTTACTCCTCCTTGGAGAAAAGAACGGGACTTTTGCAGCTGTCATTGGACTTTTTCTCTATGATACTCTTAATGGTTATGCTGCCTCTGCCCCTTTTACTGTTCTTGAAAATCTCATCGTCTTGCTCATAGTAAGTCTTCTCTACCGCAAAGTTTATCATTCAAAATTAACCCTTGGGCGTCTCAGTTTTATTGGAAGTCTAGCAGGCTTAACCAAAGTCATCGTGATTTTTATCAAGTACACCCTCCGTCAATACCTTCTCGGAAACTCCTTGTTTGCTTCCTTAGCCATCGCAGCAACCGGAATGCCAGCTAGCCTGTTCACAGCGATCGTTACTGGTCTTCTCGTAACCACTCTCTACTTTCCAATGAAGAAAATCTTTGATCGCTATCAACTCACCCAAAATTAA
- a CDS encoding V-type ATP synthase subunit B: protein MAIEYLGLNSIEGPLVVVDGVRGAAYGDIVRFRTNRTHHKVGQIISIEGEHALIQVFDSTTGMSLENTHTTFTGKGMEIALGPDILGRTFNGLGKPLDGLGTIHAEVSRDVNGAPLNPVSRIYPRDYIETGFSAIDGLTTLIRGQKLPIFSGDGMPHNELAAQIAKQAKLGDGVDGEFAVVFAAMGVKHDVADYFRRSFEESGAMKHVTMFVNTADDPVMERLITPRMALTTAEYLAYDLGKHVLVILTDMTSFCEALREVSNAKQEIPSRKGYPGYLYSELATIYERAGIVKGKSGSVTQIPILTMPNDDITHPIPDLTGYITEGQIVLDRSVAGKNIYPPINVLPSLSRLMKDGIGEGFTREDHEDVANQLFAAYSSAIDARSLASVIGEEELSDLDKKYLAFGQSFEKEFVGQKADETRTIQDTLNLGWDLLRQFPKTELNRIDSKYLDKYYDNLTYSYHTPLKEGTLEEGER from the coding sequence ATGGCAATTGAATATTTAGGTTTAAATTCTATTGAAGGTCCCCTTGTCGTGGTAGATGGGGTTCGTGGAGCCGCTTATGGTGACATTGTCCGCTTCCGTACCAATCGGACCCATCACAAGGTTGGACAAATTATCTCCATTGAAGGGGAACATGCCCTCATTCAAGTGTTCGATTCCACCACAGGAATGTCTCTAGAAAATACCCACACCACTTTCACAGGAAAAGGAATGGAAATTGCTCTAGGGCCTGACATTCTTGGAAGAACCTTTAACGGATTAGGCAAACCTCTCGATGGTTTAGGAACTATCCATGCGGAAGTGAGTCGTGATGTCAACGGCGCTCCTCTTAACCCTGTTTCTCGGATTTACCCAAGAGACTACATTGAAACAGGATTCTCCGCTATTGACGGTTTAACCACCCTCATTCGTGGTCAAAAACTTCCTATCTTCTCAGGAGATGGGATGCCCCACAACGAACTCGCTGCCCAAATCGCTAAACAAGCCAAACTAGGTGACGGCGTAGACGGCGAATTTGCGGTTGTCTTTGCTGCAATGGGAGTTAAACACGATGTGGCGGATTACTTCCGTCGTTCTTTCGAAGAATCAGGAGCAATGAAACACGTCACGATGTTCGTGAATACTGCGGATGATCCCGTTATGGAACGTTTGATCACCCCTCGTATGGCACTCACCACTGCTGAATACCTCGCTTATGACCTCGGCAAGCATGTCTTAGTCATCCTTACCGATATGACTTCCTTCTGTGAAGCCTTACGTGAAGTTTCCAACGCCAAACAAGAAATTCCTTCCCGTAAAGGTTACCCTGGCTACCTCTATTCCGAACTCGCTACTATTTACGAACGGGCAGGTATCGTCAAAGGAAAATCTGGTTCTGTGACCCAGATTCCTATCCTTACGATGCCTAACGATGATATTACCCACCCTATTCCAGACTTAACTGGGTACATTACTGAAGGACAAATCGTTCTTGATCGAAGCGTAGCAGGTAAAAACATCTATCCACCAATCAACGTGCTTCCTTCTCTCTCTCGTTTGATGAAAGACGGTATTGGGGAAGGCTTCACACGTGAAGATCACGAAGACGTTGCCAACCAATTATTCGCCGCTTATTCTTCCGCTATTGATGCGAGAAGTTTAGCCTCAGTTATTGGGGAAGAAGAGCTCTCTGATCTTGATAAGAAATACCTCGCCTTTGGTCAATCCTTCGAAAAAGAATTCGTTGGCCAAAAAGCAGACGAAACCCGGACGATTCAAGATACCCTCAATCTCGGTTGGGACTTGTTAAGACAATTTCCTAAAACAGAACTTAACCGGATCGATTCCAAATACTTGGATAAATACTATGACAACCTCACCTATTCCTACCATACTCCTCTTAAAGAAGGGACTCTTGAGGAAGGTGAAAGGTAA
- a CDS encoding V-type ATP synthase subunit E: MKLDEKLTYFDDQVKSQTQEEIDQEIEQYRQTLEEDLANYKKQTDENLAKRLETEKEAIRRESNKILSQMQISQQKDLFLNEEKMKSTLFQAFEKEIENYKNTDQYVDQLLAMIKKIQSFAKNETYDLYIDRSDAHLKDQLAQRVNHPVSLSDRDFIGGIRGVLRERQILFDYSFSSLLDQMQEDFVIKGAL; this comes from the coding sequence ATGAAACTCGATGAAAAATTAACTTATTTTGACGATCAAGTCAAATCGCAAACTCAAGAAGAAATTGACCAAGAAATTGAGCAATATCGCCAAACTTTGGAAGAAGATTTGGCTAATTACAAAAAACAAACGGATGAGAATCTCGCTAAACGCTTAGAAACTGAAAAAGAAGCTATTCGCAGGGAAAGTAATAAGATTCTCTCTCAAATGCAAATTAGTCAACAAAAAGACTTATTCTTAAACGAAGAAAAAATGAAAAGTACCCTCTTCCAAGCTTTTGAAAAAGAAATCGAAAACTATAAGAACACCGATCAATATGTCGATCAACTTCTCGCAATGATCAAAAAAATCCAATCTTTTGCGAAGAATGAAACTTATGATCTCTATATTGATCGCAGTGATGCCCATCTTAAAGACCAATTGGCTCAACGGGTCAATCATCCCGTTAGTCTCTCTGACCGTGACTTTATTGGAGGAATAAGAGGCGTTTTAAGAGAACGCCAAATTCTCTTCGACTATTCCTTCTCTAGCCTCTTAGATCAGATGCAAGAAGATTTCGTCATAAAGGGGGCACTATAA
- a CDS encoding V-type ATP synthase subunit F, producing the protein MKEYIISDNIQALTGMQLVGVDGVLIDEETKFEDAFRAVLADDTIGVLMISPQLIASHQKQVDDVRFNRSKPLIVEIQGPAEYAHSQSSIQSTIQSAIGISI; encoded by the coding sequence ATGAAAGAATATATCATTAGTGATAACATCCAAGCTTTAACTGGCATGCAGTTAGTAGGCGTGGATGGGGTCTTAATTGACGAAGAGACCAAATTTGAGGATGCTTTTCGTGCTGTTCTCGCTGATGATACGATTGGTGTTTTGATGATTTCTCCTCAACTCATTGCTAGCCATCAGAAACAAGTTGATGATGTGCGATTCAATCGTTCCAAACCTTTAATTGTTGAAATTCAAGGGCCTGCCGAGTATGCACACTCTCAAAGTTCCATCCAATCGACCATACAAAGTGCCATTGGCATATCGATTTAG
- the araD gene encoding L-ribulose-5-phosphate 4-epimerase AraD: protein MSKEEMIREMKERVCAANLKLPEYGLVTLTWGNVAEVNREIGVIVIKPSGVPYETMTPEDMVVTDLEGNVLEKESLRPSSDLPTDVVLFREFPEIIGITHTHSVQGVAWAQAGRDVPVYGTTHADNFYGCIPCTRDLTQEEVEEAYEENTGKVIVETFRDRKIDPIAVPGVLVRNHGTFSWGNSAMKSVEVGKVIETVCEMAERTENLRRQAGEPIPQHYLDKHYYRKHGKNAYYGQK, encoded by the coding sequence ATGTCTAAAGAAGAAATGATTCGTGAGATGAAGGAAAGAGTCTGTGCAGCTAATTTAAAATTGCCAGAGTATGGCTTAGTCACGCTGACTTGGGGAAATGTCGCAGAAGTAAATCGAGAGATCGGTGTGATTGTGATTAAACCCTCAGGGGTCCCTTATGAAACCATGACACCTGAAGATATGGTCGTGACAGATTTAGAAGGGAACGTTCTAGAAAAAGAAAGTTTAAGGCCGTCTTCAGATCTCCCTACGGATGTGGTTTTATTTAGAGAATTTCCAGAAATTATAGGAATTACGCATACACATAGTGTTCAAGGGGTAGCATGGGCACAAGCAGGACGTGACGTTCCGGTTTATGGGACCACGCATGCGGATAATTTTTATGGGTGCATTCCCTGTACGCGTGATTTAACACAAGAAGAAGTGGAAGAAGCCTATGAGGAAAATACGGGAAAAGTCATTGTAGAGACATTCCGTGACCGCAAGATTGATCCAATAGCCGTACCGGGCGTTTTGGTTAGAAATCATGGGACTTTTTCTTGGGGAAATAGTGCAATGAAATCTGTAGAAGTTGGGAAAGTCATTGAAACAGTTTGTGAGATGGCAGAACGAACAGAAAATTTAAGGCGACAAGCTGGCGAGCCTATCCCGCAACATTATTTGGATAAACATTATTACCGAAAACATGGTAAAAATGCCTATTATGGGCAAAAATAA